The following nucleotide sequence is from Natronosalvus caseinilyticus.
AGTTCACGTGACGGATGGACATGCCGTGGGTCCGCTGGCGGTAAACCACCTTGTCGCGGGTTTCATCGTAGAGCTGGATGCCGACGTTGACCGTCGAGTGGGAGGCCACGGCCAGTCCGGGCGTGATCTCGGTCACGTCGAGGGGTTCGTCGAGTTCGCGTGCGATGCGAACCTGGGACTCTTCTTCGCTCGCCTCTAGGAGGACGGACTGGGAGCCGACGACCGAGTAGTCGGTGTAGGGGGTGGCCGACCCGGAGACGACCTGCCAGTCGGAGAGGTCTTCGAAGTCGTCGAAGGTTTCGGCTTCCGTCGGCACGTCGCCGTCGCCATTCCCGTTGCCATCGCCGTTTCCGTCGCCATTCCCGTTGCCGTTACCATCGCCGTTCCCGGTTTCGTTGCCGTCCGGGTCGCTCGAGTTGCTGTCGTTTCCTCGCGGTTCGTCGGTCTCACCAAAGCCCATACAACCGCCGAGGGTCAGTGCGCCTGCCGTTGCGAGATAGGTACGTCGCTTCATTGCGCCGACAGGGGGTACGACGGGAGATGGGGATTGTTATGAACCGGTTGGCGTCACCGTAGGTCACCACTTCCGAACGGTTTCACGAGGAAGCCGACCGCTCGAATCGATGCGCTATCCGGTGAAATCGCCCGATGACGAGGGTAGGCGACCGTTACCGGCGCCCGGTCGCGTGTCCGATCCCTACTTGGTGTTCGACGAGCGCTTCTCCTTCTCGAGTACGCGGACGTGCTCGATTCGCGTAGCCGGGTACTGACCGTCTGCGTCCTTTTCGACGGCCTTGACCATGTCCCAGACGACGTTTAGCCCCGTCGTCACGCCCTCGAGAGCCTCCATCTCGCAGCCGGTTTTTCCCGTCGTCTCGACGGTAACCTCGAGTTCGAGTGCGGCCGATGCGGGTTCGCTGTCGCCTGGCTCGCTCCTCTCGGATCCCTCGTCCACGTCGTCTTCCCCGGCCGATCCACCCCGTTCGCCCGCACCATCCTCGAGGAACCGAAACGCCGTGTCGACGTTCGTGATCGGGATCTGGTGGCACATCGGGATCGTCTCCCAGGTGTGTTTGACCGCCTGGATCGCTCCGACGCGCGCGGTCGCGAGCACGTCACCCTTGCTCACCTCGTCTTCGCGGATCGCCTCGAGCGTCGATTTCCGAAGTCTGATCTCGCCGACGGCGACGGCCCGCCGTCGAGTGTCGGGTTTGGCTCCCACGTCGACCATCTGGACGTCGCCGTCGTCGGTCGTGTGGGTGAGGTCGCTCGCCGTCGATTCGTGGCGGTCGGCGTCCACGGCATCCGATCGATCCTCACTCATCGTCCCCACCCCAGATCGCTGCCGGAATCGCCTCGAGCAGGTCCGATGCGACCAACCCGAGGTCGTGGCGACGCGCGACGCGCTCGCCGGCACGGCCGTTGACGTACGCCGCCGCCGTCGCGGCCTCGAGGGGGTCGGCGTGCTCGAGTAGCCCCGCCGTGATTCCCGACAGGAGGTCGCCGGTGCCACCGACGGCCATCGCTGGCGTCCCCACGCGGCTGACGCGGGTCGTCTCGCCGTCGGAGATCACGTCCGCCGCCCCCTTCGCGAGGACGACGTGACCCAAACCTTCGGTGAAGGTCTCGAGCTCGTCCGTGACTTCTCGGAGGTCGTCGGCCTCGGGCCCGCCCATCCCCGCGAGTTCGTGCCGGTTGGGCGTACAGACCAGCGTCGCCTCGGTTTCGAGGTCGGGCACGACCTCGAGGGCGTCCGCGTCGACGACGGCCGGGCCGGTGTACGACTCGAGAAATTGCCGGGCAGCCTCGAGGGTTTTCTCAGCAGTGCCCAGGCCAGGCCCGAGGACGACCACGTCGTCGTGGCGTTCGGCCGTCTCGACGAGCCCCTCGACCTGATCGGGCGTCAGCACCTCGCCCTCGTATGGCTGGACGATCAGGTCCTCGGCGTACCCCTGGATCTCTCCGGCGACCGTGTCGGGCGCAGCGACGAACGCGAGTTCCATGCCCGCCCGGAGCGCAGCCTGGGCGGCGAGCGCCGGCGCGCCGGTGTAGGGGCCACCACCAATGACGAACGCCCGACCCGTTCGCTCGGCGGGTCGAGCGAGGTCGACATCGCCGGGGCCCGCGAATCGCTCCGCGGCCGCCGGAATGCCGATGTCGGCAACCTCGAGCGTCGCCTCGAGGGCTTCGAGCCCCGGCTTGGCGTCGTGGAAGGTGACGACGTGGTCGGCCGCGACGCCGTTGTCGGCGTGCTCGCCCGCGTCGGCGTCGAACCCGGAGGGGACGTCGACGCTCACCACCGTCGCGTCGGCCGCGTTGATCGCCCGGGCGGCCGAAGCCGCAGGTTCCCGAAGATTGCCGCTGATCCCGGTACCGAGCATCGCGTCGACGACCACGTCGCACTCGGGGAGGGAAAACGAGCGGGAGTCGGTGACCGTCCGCAGGTCGTACTCGCCTCGCTCGAGCGCCTCCCAGTTCGCTCGCGCGATGTCGGTGCCGATGGCCTCCGGTCGACCGAGCAACAGCGTCGTCACGTTGTAGTCATCGAGAAAGCGGACGGAGACGAGGGCGTCCCCGCCGTTGTTCCCGCGGCCGGCGACCACGACGACCCGTGCGCCGGGGTCGGCGACGCGCTCGACGGCTCGAGCGACGGCGTTTCCACTGGATTCCATGAGCTGTCGGCGGGGGACGCCCAGCACGGCGGCGTTCTCGTCGACGGCGGCCATCCGTTCGCCAGTGATCATGCTCGAGCCTTCGCCATCCGACCCGTTGAAGATTGCGGGGTTCGGATGGCGAATCACCGAGTCGCTGGTTGGCGGAATTCGGGTGGCGAGCCGCCGAGCCGGGAAGGGGGCGTGACGCGGCCTGCGAGACGCTTAGGTCTCTCGAGCCCTACCGTCTCCCGTGAACGTCTTCTGGCTCGACGAGGACCCGCGCCTGGCGGCTCGCTATCACTGCGACGAGCACGTCAACAAACTGTTGCTCGAGGCCGCACAGGTGTTGTGTACAGCGGCCCGGGAGAACGGCTACGACGGGGACGACGAGTTCCTTTACGCCTCGACGCACGCGAACCATCCGATTACGCGCTGGGCGACCGAGTCGGAAGCCAACTGGCTACGCCTTCGCGAACACGCCGCGGCACTCAACGCGGAGTTTCGCGAGCGCTACGGGCACGCCGACGACCACGCTAGCTGGACCGTCGTCGAGCGGATCGACCCCGACCTGATCGACTTCCCGAGCGCGGAGCCGACCCCGCGACCACAGGCGATGCCCGAGGCGTACAGACGCGACGATCCCGTCGCCGCCTACCGGGCGTACTACGCAGCCGAGAAGGCGCCCTGGGCTACCTGGGCCCACACCGAGCGACCACCGTGGCTCGCCGACCTCGAGGCGAGCGACGGAGACGCATAATCGTCAGTACCGGACCTCGAACCCACTCTCACCCTGTGGCTCCTCGTACTCGACCTCGACGCCGCTGACGTCGGCCGCCGGGCTGCCCTCGTGACACCACTCGACCATCGACTCGACGGCCGCCTCGGGACCCTCGAAGACCGCTTCGACGCGCCCGTCGTCGAGGTTTTTGACCCAGCCGTCGACGCCTACTTCTCGAGCGGTCTCTCTGGTCGTCGCCCGATAGTAGACGCCCTGCACCGTCCCGGAGACGAAGACGTGGGCTCGCGTGCTGTCGTCGGAGTGTTCGGTCGTCATACGCGAGCAGTGGCTCGCGATGAGCAAAAAGCCACTCCCGAAAGGGGCTTGGGGTGGGGTTGGAAAGGGGGGGGGGGAGGTGAGGGGGTGACTCGCGGGCCACCCGACGGGCGGACATCGACGCCCGGATAGGGTGACCCGCGTACTACAGTGGTCAACGAATAGCTACATGTGGGTTCTTCCAAAATTGTTTGGGTCGAGTGAACACGAACCAGGGTAGCACTGTCTGAGGCCGTGGACTCGCCGACAGACGGTCGTCATCCTCGCGAACGTGCACGCCGATCCGTCCAGGAAGTTCGACCAACCTATCTTGATTCAAGGAGAGAATCCCGTCGTTCACGGCGGGCGTGAATCCGACATGTTGCGAAACAACGGCCGCCGGTTGCCCGCCGAAACCCCAACGCTTAGTACACGCCGTCTCGTCTACGTTACCAAGGGTTACGTCGGCTCTCGGCACTTGCGCGGGAGTATGAGACGCGCTGAAACCAACGTCTGGGATTTTCTCGGGCGTCGGTTCCCACGGGTCGGTTCTGCAACCGATTGCGGGGTTCGCGTCGTTCGCCAGCACGGGAACCCGGCCTACGGGTCGGGGAAGTGTGACCGAACCGACCGTGCCGTGAGGCATGACCGCTTGGGAGAGAGACGCCCTGAGAAACCGGGCGTCGATGACTCGCTTGCGGATGGGAGCGCCCGTGACAGCGCCACAGGACGCTCCCGAGCGAGGAACGAAACCCGTTCCACCGACCTCGGGAGAGACGGTCCTGAAACCTGCTCGGCAACAGGCCGGGTTTCCTCGTGCGGGGGAAGCCCCGTCGTTTACGACGGGGAGGATGTCACATCAGCGCGTCCGTCGAAATCGACCCATGGGCATCATCGACCGGTTCGAAACCGAGTACCTCGACGTCTCGAGCAGTCGTGCGACCGTGCGCGACATCGTCGAACTCGTCGTCGGGTCGGTGGTCTTCGTCGCGCTCGCCTGGTTGTTCGTCTCCACGTTCGTCGGCGACGCGGCCGCACTGGGCGTCGCGGTGATTCTCGCGATCATCTTCACCATCACGATTTTGTCGCAGGCCTACTGGGGGCTCACCGGACGGTCGGATTATCGCGAGGACGACGGCTGACGCCACCACCTTCAGCGACGCCGAACACCGCCCTCAGCAGCGACTGCGAACGTCGTCTTCGGTAACGACGCCGAACACCACCTTCAACGGCAACCGCCGAACGCCACCCTCGGTGACGTCACCGGGTCGGAACTCCGTCTTCGGGACGCGGGTCCGTCCCGCCTGCCGTCCCCGTCTCGCGTCCGGGAACGGCCGACACCCGCCGGAAGACGGCTTCCGGGTCGCGGTTCCACTGCCAGTGCCAGCGCGTCTTCAGGACACACCACAGTTTGCGTGCCGTCGAGAGCGACGGCTCGGCGTTCAACACGTCGTACCCTCGAGCGCGGATGAGCGCGTGATGTTCGGCGTACAGCACGGCCGCGAGCAAGACTGGAAGCTGACAGTCTTCGGGGAGATACTGGATGCCAGCGACGCCCTCGCGGTACAGCGACTCCGTGCGCCGGAGTTCCTGGGCCATCGCCGTCGCGAACGCGTCGGTCATCTCGAGGCGCTCGACTTGCTCTTCGGTGACCCCGTGAGCCGCGAGCGTCTCGAGGGGCAGGTAAATGCGGTTGCGCTCGAGGACGTCCTCGCGAACGTCCCGCAGGAAGTTCGTCATCTGGAACGCCTCGCCGAGTTTGACCGCGTAGGGGAGGGCTGTCTCCGGATCGTCGGGGTCCATGATCGCCGTCATCATCACCCCGACGGCGGCCGCCGACCCGCGCATGTACGCCTCGAGGTCGGCGTAGGTGTCGTACCGACTGGTGTGGATGTCGGACTTCATCGCCTCGACGAACGCGTCGACCTCGGCGTCGCTGATCCCGTATCGCTCCCGGAGGTCGCTAAAGGCGATGAGGACCGGATCATCGGTGGGCTGTTCGCCCAGCGCCTGTGCGCGAAGGGTCTCGAGGCGGGCGGCTTGCCGCTCGGATGGAACGCCCGAAGCGTCGTCGACGACTTCGTCGGCGATCCGGAAGAAGCCGTAGAGGACGTGCGTCGGCTCCCGGACGCGTCGCGGCAGGAAGCGCGTCGCGAGGTAGAACGTCTTCCCGGTTCGTCGCTGAATTTCCTTGCCGGCGTGTACGTGTTCTCGATCCATATGAATCCCCTCGTCGACCGATTCGACACCGATCCGATACTATACTGTCCGGCAGAAGCGTACAAAAAGGGAATCCCTCACCAGGTTAAGTTTCGCTCGAGAAAGTATTTGAGGGCTGGCCAGTAACGACGACACTGTGACGCGATTTGCCCTCCAGGTCATCGCCGTGGTCGCCCTGATCGCCCTCGCAGGGTGTACCGGCTTCGCTGCGAGCCCGTTCGAGGACTCGAGTCCCGATCGCGAGGCCTACGGTGTCGACGAGCCACTGGATCCCGACGAAATCGAAACCGGATCCGACCAGGACGCCCCTCCCGACATTCCGAGCGACGAGTCCGGATCAGTCGACACGGGAGAGGTAGCCAGGGGCCACATGGAGGCGACACTGCACAGTACGTATCGACAACACATCCGGAACGTCGTTACCCTCGATAACGGGACGACGCTGCTCGACAATCGCGCTTCGCTGGCGGCCGACCCCGAAGCGGGTATCTTCCACGCCACGGAGCGCTTCGAAGGCCGATTTCCGACGCAGCGCCCACCATCGAGAGTTCGCGTCGACGTTCCGGTCGACGGACTGACGGCGGCCGAACAGTGGATCAACCGGTCCGAATCGGAACAGCTCGGCGTGTACGAGTACGAGAACGGGTCGACGCGATACACCCGGACGATGGTCGGGTTCGTCGACTACTACTCCACTCAGCAATCCATGGTTCAGTCCGTCGAGGACGTCACCGTGGAGCGACTCGAGGACGGCGGCGATCGGTACTACCGGCTCACCTCGCAGACGCCTCGAGACGACACGTATCTCGAGGACGAACCCTTCCAGTTCGAGGCCTACGTGGACAGCGATGGCGTCATCGTCTACGCCAGCCTCGAGGGAACGATGCGCCTCAAGGAGGTGCCGATCGGACAGCGATTCGACGCAGGAGAACGCGAGGGGAAGACGGTCACCGTCCAGCACGTCGCCACGACGACGGATATCAACGAAACGGATCTCGAGGAACCCGACTGGGTTGAGACGGCGCGGGAGGAGGCACCCGCTCGGGAAGACAGGGTCGAACCCGACGACGCCGAAACCGAACCGGCTGAACGAGAGGGAGACGACGCTCCTGAGAATACTACTGACGACTGATCCGCGAACAGGTCGCGTACCGAACAGCGCTGACGACTGACGCTCGCCCAGCGCGTCTACGCCTCGTCCTCGAGCAACTCCTCGGCCAGCATCGGCAGGAACGTCCCGATGTCGGTGACCATCCCGATCGCCTGGGCGCTCCCGCGGTCGAGCAACTGGGTGACGGTCGCGGGGTTGATGTCGACGCAGACGGTCTTCGTCGTCGACGGCAGGCAGTTGCCGACGGCCACCGAGTGGAGCAGCGTCGAGAGCATCAACACGAGGTCGGCCTGTTGGGCCTGCTCGCGGATCGCGTCCTGAGCCTCGATCGAGTCCGTGATCGTGTCCGGGAGCGGGCCGTCGTCCCGGATCGACCCCGCGAGCACGTAGGGGACGTCGTTGGCCACACACTCGTACATGACGCCGCTGTCGACGATGCCCGCGTCGACGGCCGCCTCAATCCCTCCGGCGCGGCCGATCTCGCTGATCGTGTAGATGTGGTGCTTGTGGCCCTTCCGGGGGTGCTCGAGCGTCTCCGTGTCGACGCCGAGTGACGTGCCATAGAGGTCGCGCTCGAGGTCGTGAACCGCGAACCCGTTGCCCGCGCTCAGCGCGTCGACGTATCCCTCGCGGACGAGGTCTGCGAGGGCCTCCCGCCCCCCGGCGTGGACGATGGCGGGGCCACAGACGACGAGCACGTTGCCGTCGCGCTCGGCCACGTCGCGCATCTCGTCGGCGATCTCCTCGATCAGGGACTTCGAGGGGCGCTCGCTCGAGACGCCGCCCTGCATGAACCCGAAGGCGCTGCCTTTCCCGCGTGGGCGTTCCGGGGGGTCGACGCGAATGCCGGTTTCCCCCGTAACGACGAGGTCGCTCTCCTCGATGGCGTTGAGGACGCGCGTCCGCACGCGCACCTCGTCGGCCTCGTCCTCGGCGCGGGTGACGACCAGCGCACAGTCCATCTCGACGTTCTCGACGGGAATCCACTCGCCGTCGACGCGGACCTCGGTCGGGTGGTTCGTCGTCGAGTAGAAGTCGATCGGTACCACCTGGTCGGCGGGCGCCGGCTCGAGCGTCGCGTCGCGCGGATCGGCCACGGTCGCGCCGTTCTGGTTGAGTTCGTGGAGGATCGCCCGGAGGTCCGCCTCGCTTTCGGCGCTGACGGCCATCCGGCAGTAGGACTCCTCGTGTTTGTGTCGACCCACCTCGAACGCCTCGACGTCGAACTCGCCACCGAGGTCCATCACGGCCCCGAAACACCGGGCCATCGTCCCGGAGTCGATAATGTGCCCCTCGAGTTCGACGGTACGACTGACGGTCATCGGTCGGGCTTGGTTCCGGGGGACCGTGAATCTGTGTATCACCCGTCCGCGACGGAGTGATTCACTCGGAGTCGGGCAACCGACAACCCGATTTCCGGGACCTCCCGTCACCGACTCGAACTCGACCGACCCCTTCCCGCCACTCTGAAGGCTGTTAGCCGACGACTACCAAAGTCCTGCGAGAGCGAAGGTCGCGCATGGTCTCGGACCGCGAACTGGTCGACAAGTGGCGAACGCACGTGTTTCGACCCGCAGCAGACGAGGTCAGGTCGCTCCTCGAGCGGTTCCCCGACCGCCGGTCGCTCACGGTCCCGTTCGACCGTTGCGGGACCGACTACCGTTTTTCGGCGCCGCTGCTCGAACAACCCGACCGGACGCTCGAGGCCGGACGGGCGGCCCTCGGCGAGTTCGCTGAAGAACTCGGGGCGCGAGAGGGGCGGATTCACCCGGACGACCGGGTCTACCTGCGAGTGACCGGGGCGCCGACGAGCGTTCGCCACTCGCTGTCGGACCTCGGCACGGAGCACCTCAACCGACTCGTGACCGTCGAGGGCACCGTCGCCGACGTGGACGCACCCGGCCCGCGGGTCGCCGTCGCCGACTTCCGCTGTGACCACTGCGAGGAACTCGTCTCGGTCCGCCAGCCGGGTCGATTCATGCGTCGCCCGGGGCGCTGTCGCCACTGCAACGCGAGCGGGCCGTTCACGCTCGAGCCCGATCGAGCGACCTGCGTCGACGCCCAGACCATCGCCATCAGCGACGACGGCCGGACGCTCGCCGTCGAACTCGAACACGACCTCGTCGACGCCTTCTCGATCGGCGAGGAAATCGAACTCGTCGCCATCCCCAGGGCGCGACTCGACGGGAAGACGACGACCGGCACGCTCGAACTCGAGGCGGTGAGCGCCGACCACGAGGGCGAAAACCCGGCGCTAGCGCCCTGAACGCGAGAGCAGAACGGATTTACGTCGCGGGCCACTTGGCTCGAGTATGGATTACGAAGCGAGCCTCGAGCGCGCGATGGAGAACGTCCCCGACATCGGCGGGGACGACGACCGACTGCAGATTCCCGACGCCCAGACCCAGAAGGACGGCGCCTTCACCCGGTTTACCAACCTCGGCGAGATCGCGGACGTCCTCTCGCGAGAGACCGACCACCTGCACCGATTCGTCCAGCGAGAACTCGGGACGAACGGGAAACTGGCCGACGGTCGCGGCCGGTACAACGGTTCGTTCTCCGGTCAGGACTTCGACGCCGCAATCGACGCCTACGTCGAAGAGTACGTCCGCTGTTCGGAGTGTGGCCTGCCCGACACCCGACTCGTCCGCGAGGACCGCACCCCGATGCTCCGGTGTGACGCCTGTGGGGCGTTCCGCCCGGTCACGAAGCGCTCCTCGAGCGCCCAGCAACAGACCCAGCGCGAGGCCGTCGAGGAAGGCCAGACCTACACGGTCGAGATCACGGGCACGGGAC
It contains:
- a CDS encoding NAD(P)H-hydrate dehydratase; the protein is MITGERMAAVDENAAVLGVPRRQLMESSGNAVARAVERVADPGARVVVVAGRGNNGGDALVSVRFLDDYNVTTLLLGRPEAIGTDIARANWEALERGEYDLRTVTDSRSFSLPECDVVVDAMLGTGISGNLREPAASAARAINAADATVVSVDVPSGFDADAGEHADNGVAADHVVTFHDAKPGLEALEATLEVADIGIPAAAERFAGPGDVDLARPAERTGRAFVIGGGPYTGAPALAAQAALRAGMELAFVAAPDTVAGEIQGYAEDLIVQPYEGEVLTPDQVEGLVETAERHDDVVVLGPGLGTAEKTLEAARQFLESYTGPAVVDADALEVVPDLETEATLVCTPNRHELAGMGGPEADDLREVTDELETFTEGLGHVVLAKGAADVISDGETTRVSRVGTPAMAVGGTGDLLSGITAGLLEHADPLEAATAAAYVNGRAGERVARRHDLGLVASDLLEAIPAAIWGGDDE
- a CDS encoding acylphosphatase, with the protein product MTTEHSDDSTRAHVFVSGTVQGVYYRATTRETAREVGVDGWVKNLDDGRVEAVFEGPEAAVESMVEWCHEGSPAADVSGVEVEYEEPQGESGFEVRY
- a CDS encoding phytoene/squalene synthase family protein, yielding MDREHVHAGKEIQRRTGKTFYLATRFLPRRVREPTHVLYGFFRIADEVVDDASGVPSERQAARLETLRAQALGEQPTDDPVLIAFSDLRERYGISDAEVDAFVEAMKSDIHTSRYDTYADLEAYMRGSAAAVGVMMTAIMDPDDPETALPYAVKLGEAFQMTNFLRDVREDVLERNRIYLPLETLAAHGVTEEQVERLEMTDAFATAMAQELRRTESLYREGVAGIQYLPEDCQLPVLLAAVLYAEHHALIRARGYDVLNAEPSLSTARKLWCVLKTRWHWQWNRDPEAVFRRVSAVPGRETGTAGGTDPRPEDGVPTR
- a CDS encoding TIGR00300 family protein; translated protein: MTVSRTVELEGHIIDSGTMARCFGAVMDLGGEFDVEAFEVGRHKHEESYCRMAVSAESEADLRAILHELNQNGATVADPRDATLEPAPADQVVPIDFYSTTNHPTEVRVDGEWIPVENVEMDCALVVTRAEDEADEVRVRTRVLNAIEESDLVVTGETGIRVDPPERPRGKGSAFGFMQGGVSSERPSKSLIEEIADEMRDVAERDGNVLVVCGPAIVHAGGREALADLVREGYVDALSAGNGFAVHDLERDLYGTSLGVDTETLEHPRKGHKHHIYTISEIGRAGGIEAAVDAGIVDSGVMYECVANDVPYVLAGSIRDDGPLPDTITDSIEAQDAIREQAQQADLVLMLSTLLHSVAVGNCLPSTTKTVCVDINPATVTQLLDRGSAQAIGMVTDIGTFLPMLAEELLEDEA
- a CDS encoding translation initiation factor IF-2 subunit beta; this translates as MDYEASLERAMENVPDIGGDDDRLQIPDAQTQKDGAFTRFTNLGEIADVLSRETDHLHRFVQRELGTNGKLADGRGRYNGSFSGQDFDAAIDAYVEEYVRCSECGLPDTRLVREDRTPMLRCDACGAFRPVTKRSSSAQQQTQREAVEEGQTYTVEITGTGRKGDGVAEKGEYTIFVPGASEGDVVDIYIKNISGNLAFARID
- a CDS encoding cyclic pyranopterin monophosphate synthase MoaC; this encodes MSEDRSDAVDADRHESTASDLTHTTDDGDVQMVDVGAKPDTRRRAVAVGEIRLRKSTLEAIREDEVSKGDVLATARVGAIQAVKHTWETIPMCHQIPITNVDTAFRFLEDGAGERGGSAGEDDVDEGSERSEPGDSEPASAALELEVTVETTGKTGCEMEALEGVTTGLNVVWDMVKAVEKDADGQYPATRIEHVRVLEKEKRSSNTK